In Pochonia chlamydosporia 170 chromosome 3, whole genome shotgun sequence, the following are encoded in one genomic region:
- a CDS encoding cell division control protein Cdc25 (similar to Neosartorya fischeri NRRL 181 XP_001261088.1) has product MDGIVGTAPPGTMYVRALYDYEADDRTSLSFHEGDIIQVITQLESGWWDGVINGVRGWFPSNYCQIISSPDDLPEHGHNGHNGHIDHIDDEMDEPEAYDESFDHDDDSEADDPSGLPLEGTDAGDKSRADFWIPQATPDGRLFYYNMMTGDRSMELPLESPISSAETGPRDRAHVSIPDKTRPPPEMMARGLIQDEDDDSATSASEAEGESLMFASRGYVGRNRASMAGVLSPSTSMDSINGASPNRRKRNDGLSNGKAGSAQPPNMASATSFTSTTYNLPTTATVPRSFFDDGSTPPLTWSLLVSNMKRAIDRYREAITKNSRSEYVARAEDISDHLRLLLAAGSGTTDNHSGQPSIISTNKALYPHFRDMMSKFSKLVISSHIAAADWPNAESVQKCLQEADGVLLGVFSYVEVARQQRGEEIPRLFPGFVIGSTVGGSWQNNGLGPRDPITSNFLEDEEGLVEPSAILDSKLLERLDEQKRILVSSIRELDKSLITPEKIVSSLRHEAVGNNVCSAGGKVVETFKMWIAMIESIDLSSLGNSFQTPQLSDFGTNKQSLYDNISDLILGCQAVAGPLADEWSEVRGESLESRLEYVRQCARVLETNSSHIGFSLQLLSEQVQINTQQQQHPQQHESRTREDSVSRATMQRSETLPYERPHQRSESRSAPGRPPLVSAQSFSDGDSHAGNFRKGDYSKVKKIFGEDPSPQAGLQASDDVPEFLRLDHENDVSWDTKTASPTVKGGSLLALVEQLTRHDKLDSSFNNTFLLTYRSFTSARELFELLVKRFGIQPPDGLNQSDFEAWRDRKQKLIRFRVVNILKSWFDSFWMEEYNDESKQLIRDVYTFARDTVKSTETPGSGPLMAVLDQRLSGKEAGARRMIQTLNQSTPTPIVPKNMKKLKFLDIDVTEFARQLTIIESRLYGKIKAAECLNKTWQKKVAEGEPDLAPNVKALILHSNQMTNWVAEMILAQMDVKKRVVVIKHFVAVADKCRSLNNFSTLTSIISALGTAPIARLKRTWDQVPQRTQGVLEAMRRIMASTKNFGEYREALHAANPPCIPFFGVYLTDLTFIEDGIPSIIKKTNLINFAKRAKTAEVIRDIQQYQNVGYSLQPVPELHDYIVSNMQAAGDVHEMYDKSLHVEPREREDEKIVRYVALRDNAAYYGVWH; this is encoded by the exons ATGGACGGCATTGTGGGCACGGCGCCGCCAGGCACCATGTACGTGCGGGCATTGTACGACTACGAGGCCGACGACAGAACTAGTTTGAGTTTCCACGAGGGCGACATTATCCAGGTCATCACACAGCTCGAGAGTGGTTGGTGGGATGGCGTTATCAATGGGGTTCGCGGCTGGTTCCCCAGCAATTACTGCCAGATCATTTCCAGCCCAGACGACTTGCCCGAACACGGCCACAACGGCCACAACGGCCACATAGACCACATTGATGACGAAATGGACGAGCCTGAAGCGTATGATGAGAGCTTTGATCACGATGATGATTCTGAAGCAGATGACCCTAGTGGTTTACCCCTCGAGGGCACCGACGCTGGTGACAAATCGAGAGCCGACTTTTGGATCCCTCAGGCCACCCCCGACGGACGGCTCTTCTATTACAACATGATGACTGGCGACAGGAGCATGGAGCTGCCTCTTGAATCGCCCATATCTTCAGCGGAAACGGGCCCGAGAGACCGCGCACATGTTAGCAtaccagacaagacaaggccTCCGCCGGAGATGATGGCCCGAGGCCTAATccaggatgaagatgacgactCAGCGACTTCTGCCTCTGAAGCCGAAGGCGAGTCCCTCATGTTCGCCTCTCGAGGCTATGTG GGGCGCAATCGAGCTTCGATGGCCGGGGTCTTGTCGCCTTCCACCTCCATGGACTCAATAAACGGCGCGTCTCCTAATCGTAGGAAAAGAAACGATGGACTTTCAAACGGCAAAGCAGGTAGTGCTCAACCTCCCAACATGGCCTCGGCCACTTCATTCACAAGCACAACATATAATCTGCCAACTACCGCGACTGTTCCGCGTTCTTTTTTCGATGACGGCTCAACACCTCCTTTGACGTGGAGTCTATTGGTGTCCAATATGAAACGCGCAATAGATCGGTATCGTGAGGCTATAACGAAGAATAGCCGATCAGAGTATGTTGCCAGAGCTGAAGATATCTCCGATCACTTGCGACTTCTTCTCGCGGCTGGCTCTGGCACGACTGACAATCACTCTGGCCAACCGTCGATCATCTCGACCAATAAAGCACTATATCCTCATTTTCGAGACATGATGTCAAAGTTCTCGAAGCTTGTAATATCTTCACACATTGCTGCCGCTGACTGGCCAAACGCGGAATCTGTACAAAAATGCTTACAAGAAGCAGACGgggttcttcttggcgtCTTCAGCTATGTTGAAGTGGCCCGTCAACAACGCGGGGAAGAAATTCCACGGCTATTTCCTGGGTTTGTGATTGGTAGTACTGTTGGAGGTAGCTGGCAGAACAATGGTTTAGGGCCAAGGGATCCTATAACGTCAAATTttcttgaagatgaagaaggcttggTAGAGCCATCTGCAATTCTGGACAGCAAACTTCTCGAAAGATTGGACGAACAGAAACGCATTTTGGTTTCGAGCATTCGAGAGCTAGACAAGAGCCTGATAACTCCCGAAAAGATCGTATCGTCTCTTCGCCATGAAGCCGTGGGTAACAATGTGTGCTCTGCGGGTGGAAAGGTTGTCGAAACTTTCAAAATGTGGATCGCTATGATTGAGTCAATCGACCTTTCTTCGCTTGGAAATAGCTTCCAAACGCCTCAATTAAGCGACTTTGGCACTAATAAGCAAAGCTTGTATGACAACATTTCGGACTTAATTCTTGGTTGCCAAGCTGTGGCAGGACCATTGGCGGATGAGTGGAGCGAAGTGCGTGGCGAATCTCTGGAAAGTCGCCTGGAATACGTGAGGCAATGCGCAAGAGTTTTGGAAACGAACTCATCACACATTGGGTTTTCCTTACAACTTCTATCCGAGCAAGTGCAAATCAacacgcagcagcagcagcacccaCAGCAGCACGAGTCCCGCACACGAGAAGACTCAGTCTCGCGAGCAACAATGCAAAGGAGTGAAACCTTGCCATATGAGAGGCCACACCAACGGTCAGAATCAAGGTCCGCACCTGGCAGGCCACCGTTGGTATCTGCACAATCTTTCAGTGATGGTGACTCCCATGCTGGCAACTTCAGAAAAGGCGACTATTCCAAAGTCAAAAAGATATTTGGAGAAGATCCTTCACCGCAGGCTGGCCTGCAAGCTAGTGATGATGTTCCCGAATTTTTACGACTTGATCATGAGAACGATGTGTCATGGGATACTAAGACTGCTTCGCCTACGGTAAAGGGCGGCTCTCTTCTTGCACTAGTTGAGCAACTCACCCGCCACGACAAACTAGACTCGAGCTTCAACAACACGTTCCTTCTCACATACCGGTCATTCACCTCAGCGCGGGAGCTTTTTGAGCTGCTGGTTAAGCGATTCGGTATACAGCCGCCAGATGGCCTTAACCAATCTGATTTCGAAGCCTGGCGCGACAGAAAGCAAAAACTCATCCGATTCCGTGTGGTGAATATCCTCAAGAGCTGGTTCGACAGCTTCTGGATGGAAGAATACAACGACGAATCGAAACAATTAATCCGTGACGTTTATACATTTGCGAGAGACACAGTCAAATCCACAGAGACTCCAGGCTCCGGCCCTCTGATGGCCGTCCTTGATCAAAGGTTGAGCGGAAAAGAAGCCGGTGCTCGTCGAATGATTCAAACGTTGAACCAAAGCACGCCAACACCTATTGTTCCCAAGAACATGAAGAAACTAAAGTTTTTGGATATTGACGTGACTGAATTTGCTCGCCAGCTTACCATTATTGAGTCCAGATTGTATGGCAAGATCAAGGCTGCAGAGTGCCTCAATAAAACGTGGCAAAAGAAGGTCGCGGAAGGAGAACCTGACTTGGCGCCCAACGTCAAAGCCTTGATTCTCCATTCTAATCAAATGACCAACTGGGTTGCGGAGATGATTCTAGCCCAGATGGATGTTAAGAAGCGCGTTGTCGTGATCAAGCactttgttgctgttgcagaT AAATGCCGAAGTCTGAACAATTTCTCCACATTAACCTCTATCATTTCGGCTCTTGGGACTGCACCAATTGCTCGATTGAAGCGGACATGGGATCAAGTGCCTCAGCGAACTCAAGGAGTGCTTGAAGCGATGCGCCGGATCATGGCAAGCACCAAAAACTTTGGCGAGTATCGAGAAGCTCTTCACGCTGCTAACCCGCCGTGTATTCCTTTTTTCG GTGTCTACCTTACCGACCTTACCTTCATTGAAGACGGCATTCCCTCCATCATTAAAAAGACCAACTTGATCAACTTTGCAAAACGGGCAAAGACTGCAGAGGTGATTCGTGACATTCAGCAGTACCAAAATGTTGGCTACTCATTGCAACCAGTCCCCGAGTTGCATGATTATATTGTGAGCAACATGcaagctgctggtgatgtACATGAAATGTACGACAAGAGCTTGCACGTAGAACCAAGGGAGCGAGAAGATGAAAAGATTGTGAGGTATGTAGCATTGCGGGACAACGCAGCGTACTATGGTGTATGGCATTGA
- a CDS encoding glycine-rich cell wall structural protein 1 (similar to Metarhizium robertsii ARSEF 23 XP_007819805.1) — METISSMAHTAAKAVWGDGTEHDEPASGVQGDVSKGEPYDGGNIDPQDQERRDSKFTSDVETPLKETETSKKHTETVESSTGAAADGATDEPNSTSTEGDDKPSSLGEAPKPLAAIAKEHGGDAGNIQTESESSSAKSKDTNTSEAKEEDHESKGTGEQYVKTTGLAADGGDFDATKPGAGREADRLMEAKGVDREGGAEQPKPDSSSSGSGGKDGKPSLKERIKDKLHIHKS; from the exons atggaAACAATAAGCAGCATGGCACACACCGCAGCAAAAGCTGTATGGGGCGATGGCACAGAACATGACGAGCCCGCCTCTGGTGTACAGGGCGATGTGTCAAAGGGCGAACCATATGACGGCGGTAACATCG ACCCCCAGGACCAAGAGCGGAGAGATTCCAAATTCACTTCGGACGTGGAAACGCCACTAAAGGAGACTGAGACATCCAAGAAACACACCGAAACTGTTGAATCGAGTACCGGTGCTGCTGCGGATGGCGCCACCGACGAGCCCAACAGCACTTCAACCGAAGGAGACGACAAGCCTAGCTCCCTGGGAGAAGCTCCGAAGCCCCTGGCAGCCATCGCCAAAGAGCACGGTGGAGACGCCGGCAACATCCAAACTGAATCCGAGTCTTCATCCGCCAAGAGCAAAGATACCAACACTAGTGAGGCTAAAGAAGAGGACCACGAAAGCAAAGGAACCGGTGAACAATATGTCAAGACCACGGGGCTTGCCGCAGACGGAGGAGACTTTGACGCAACAAAGCCAGGGGCTGGAAGAGAAGCCGATC GCCTAATGGAGGCAAAGGGAGTCGACCGCGAAGGCGGCGCTGAGCAACCGAAGCCCGACTCATCCTCTTCCGGAAGCGGAGGTAAAGATGGAAAGCCGAGTCTCAAAGAGCGgatcaaggacaagttgcATATTCACAAGTCTTGA
- a CDS encoding esterase (similar to Metarhizium acridum CQMa 102 XP_007812827.1): protein MRILSFTLPLVHLCLAVPNLNQPRGNDEPLDRRTHVTVRRSQRQQHVLNPLSWEYVERPDIKFPHRPDHQASGFIALGDSYSAGIGTGFNGTENECRQGLHAYPILIHNDLNHARGHHDVAPEMQFLSCTGSTIGDMLAGSDHSQIDGLNATSGADFALLSIGGNDLGFFDIMNSCIFRFYSFYSGTCEEALRRSETALEGPDFEHHLRLVIMEILDSVQWEKRPWFTITVSGYARFFNEQTEDCDERSFGVWWRGPKLKRELRRRMNKMVLSVNDKIQSSINAINADFTEPRVMFVDYDDLFDGHRFCEPNVTEPDYSRNETWFFLVGGQDNHQGFQIQRAAFNKHEPILSQNSPLLDPETCLSPAQRSGDWGELALCLMSKAAKEDPNLRTSQGDLVTQSSMWYVPTYYGKTFHPRTMGHMAIRNKIYDLWSGLD, encoded by the exons ATGCGAATCTTGAGCTTCACCTTGCCTCTTGTCCACCTCTGTCTTGCGGTTCCCAACCTCAACCAACCGCGAGGCAACGATGAGCCCTTGGACCGGCGGACGCATGTCACGGTCAGGCGTAGTCAACGGCAGCAACATGTTTTGAATCCTCTCTCTT GGGAATATGTGGAAAGGCCTGATATCAAGTTCCCACATCGCCCTGACCATCAAGCTTCTGGATTCATTGCGCTTGGCGACTCTTACTCGGCAGGCATCGGCACTGGGTTCAACGGGACGGAAAACGAATGTCGTCAAGGCTTACACGCCTACCCCATTCTCATACATAATGATCTCAACCACGCCCGAGGTCACCATGATGTTGCCCCAGAGATGCAGTTTCTATCATGCACAGGCTCCACCATTGGCGATATGCTCGCCGGCTCCGACCATAGTCAGATTGATGGCTTAAATGCCACTTCTGGTGCAGATTTTGCACTGCTATCTATTGGCGGAAATGACCTTGGGTTTTTTGATATTATGAATAGCTGTATCTTCCGTTTTTACAGTTTCTATTCAGGGACTTGCGAAGAAGCTTTGCGGAGATCTGAAACAGCTCTCGAGGGCCCAGATTTTGAACATCACCTTCGTCTGGTAATCATGGAAATCCTGGACAGTGTCCAGTGGGAGAAGAGACCGTGGTTTACCATTACCGTTTCCGGGTACGCccgcttcttcaacgagcAAACCGAAGATTGCGACGAACGGTCATTTGGAGTATGGTGGCGTGGCCCAAAGCTAAAACGAGAACTTCGCCGCAGAATGAACAAGATGGTTCTTTCAGTCAATGACAAGATACAAAGCTCAATAAACGCCATAAATGCCGATTTCACAGAGCCAAGGGTCATGTTTGTAGACTACGATGATCTATTTGATGGCCATCGTTTCTGCGAACCCAACGTTACCGAACCAGACTATTCCAGGAACGAAACATGGTTCTTTCTGGTTGGTGGACAAGACAACCACCAAGGGTTTCAAATACAAAGAGCagccttcaacaagcatgaACCAATACTTTCTCAGAATTCGCCCCTGCTTGACCCAGAAACATGTTTGTCTCCTGCTCAGAGATCAGGCGATTGGGGTGAGCTGGCGCTGTGTTTAAtgtccaaggctgccaaggaagacCCAAACCTCCGAACCAGCCAAGGCGATCTTGTTACCCAAAGCTCCATGTGGTATGTGCCGACATATTATGGCAAGACATTTCACCCG CGGACGATGGGCCACATGGCAATTCGCAACAAGATATACGACCTCTGGAGTGGATTGGATTAA
- a CDS encoding esterase (similar to Metarhizium acridum CQMa 102 XP_007812827.1), which translates to MAPDAESRKADEQTIKVASKKETKSGTIKLKKPPPKHNKPGNWRDGSVVEDEKKKAVGSPSTSVASPGPVVNQLDDTARETFATGRPLEDSPDLQQCKHCKKSILKTAAKAHIAQCLKLKKEKAQRKKEAREARERAKEAAREEEARKADEENGDDDSDDDDKKGSVAGKKAGKKPEDEKKGGKKRKAEGEPDKGPKTKKKKDEPKAKVPKPKGPVDVERQCGVILPNGQPCARSLTCKSHSMGAKRAVAGRSLPYDMLLAAYQKKNQAKQQKAALDANAPIEDEDDANNGPVDSDEETAAVMSALSHWHPQPLIPQPVFAPIKRQYQLSRLHEQLQLATNGGRTNIFQVTGYGAQKLPEGHPGLLEGEDAPGEIDIGALGFPGSARSATFGAATVSQRRSSVASRG; encoded by the exons atggcaCCCGACGCCGAATCTCGTAAAG CTGATGAACAAACCATAAAAGTTGCTTCAAAGAAGGAAACCAAGTCAGGCACCATCAAGCTGAAAAAGCCTCCGCCAAAGCACAACAAACCAGGCAACTGGAGGGATGGCAGCGTCGTTGAAG atgagaaaaagaaggccGTGGGCTCGCCCTCGACCTCCGTGGCATCCCCCGGACCAGTAGTAAACCAACTGGACGATACCGCTCGAGAGACGTTTGCGACCGGCCGACCTCTAGAAGATAGTCCCGATCTGCAGCAATGCAAACATTGCAAGAAGAGTATCCTTAAGACTGCCGCCAAGGCACATATTGCACAGTGTTTAAAgctgaagaaggaaaaggcccagaggaagaaggaagcgCGAGAAGCGCGAGAGAGGGCCAAGGAAGCCGCgagagaagaggaagctCGGAAAGCAGACGAAGAGAACGGCGACGATGAcagcgacgatgacgatAAAAAGGGGAGTGTTGCTGGGAAGAAGGCAGGGAAAAAGCCTGAAGATGAGAAAAAGGGAGGGAAAAAGCGAAAAGCAGAAGGCGAGCCAGACAAAGGCCCTaaaacgaagaagaagaaggatgagcccaaggccaaggttcCAAAGCCCAAAG GACCGGTTGATGTGGAAAGGCAATGCGGTGTTATTTTGCCCAATGGCCAACCATGCGCTCGTTCTCTTACGTGCAAGAGCCATTCCATGGGGGCTAAAcgtgctgttgctggtcgATCACTTCCGTACGATATGCTTTTAGCTGCATACCAGAAAAAGAATCAGGCAAAGCAGCAAA AGGCCGCTTTAGATGCGAATGCGCCtatcgaggacgaggacgatgccAACAACGGGCCAGTTGACTCCGATGAGGAAACTGCGGCCGTAATGAGCGCCTTGTCTCACTGGCATCCTCAACCACTCATACCACAACCAGTTTTCGCTCCGATCAAACGACAATATCAGTTATCAAGGCTTCACGAACAATTACAGCTAGCAACAAATGGAGGTCGCACCAACATCTTTCAAGTCACAGGGTACGGCGCTCAAAAACTCCCAGAGGGGCATCCCGGGCTTCTTGAAGGCGAAGACGCTCCGGGTGAGATAGACATCGGAGCATTGGGCTTTCCTGGATCTGCGAGGTCAGCGACCTTTGGTGCTGCAACGGTGTCACAGAGGCGGTCCTCTGTGGCGAGCCGCGGCTGA
- a CDS encoding peroxisomal adenine nucleotide transporter 1 (similar to Metarhizium acridum CQMa 102 XP_007812826.1) yields the protein MPSNAALDALGHAVSGSIGTGISTAAIFPLDLVTTRLKAQRRLKGSEHYNGVVDGLRAIVSREGGIAALYHGLGPDVGKSLVDSFLFFGFYTYLRQRTRHPTVIQELGLGALAGACSRAITTPISNVVTRMQMQPGTESLSQSLDEIRKESGTSGLWSGYSATLILTMNPSLTFFVNRRLAKRVIPALEEEDIPVAWIAFLLAALSKSAATVLTYPFQTGRTRLQMPTELDCEDPLDDKKNQKKKSLLSQLLVLVEKTVFGVILRIINKEGFRALYDGLQGELLKGFLSHGLTMVTKGFLHRLVIRLWILSQPQLRKRLQQRH from the coding sequence ATGCCTTCCAACGCGGCACTCGATGCCTTGGGCCATgctgtgtctggttcaattggCACCGGAATATCCACAGCTGCCATTTTCCCCCTCGATCTTGTCACGACTCGATTGAAAGCACAGCGCAGGCTGAAAGGGTCTGAGCATTATAATGGTGTGGTGGACGGCCTAAGGGCGATTGTCTCGCGCGAAGGTGGCATCGCAGCTCTCTACCACGGACTCGGCCCAGATGTTGGTAAATCTTTGGTGGATAGTTTTCTATTCTTTGGCTTCTATACCTATTTGCGCCAAAGGACTCGCCACCCAACCGTAATACAAGAGTTGGGCTTGGGAGCCCTAGCTGGGGCATGTTCCAGGGCAATCACAACTCCCATTTCTAATGTGGTTACTCGTATGCAAATGCAACCAGGTACAGAGTCACTGAGCCAGTCGCTGGATGAAATCAGGAAAGAGAGCGGGACATCGGGCTTGTGGTCCGGTTATTCAGCCACGCTGATCCTCACCATGAATCCAAGTCTTACTTTTTTCGTCAATCGGCGGCTTGCAAAGCGTGTCATTCCAGCcctggaggaggaagatATCCCAGTTGCGTGGATCGCCTTCCTTCTAGCGGCGTTGAGCAAGTCGGCAGCTACAGTGCTAACTTATCCCTTTCAAACTGGACGAACGCGTTTGCAGATGCCGACTGAGTTGGATTGCGAAGACCCGCtggatgacaagaagaaccaaaagaaaaagtcCCTCCTCTCCCAGCTACTTGTGCTAGTTGAAAAGACGGTATTTGGTGTCATCTTGCGAATAATCAATAAAGAGGGCTTTCGCGCTCTTTATGATGGCCTCCAGGGAGAGCTGCTCAAGGGCTTCCTGAGCCATGGTTTGACAATGGTGACCAAAGGATTTCTGCATCGCCTTGTTATCCGATTATGGATTCTTTCACAGCCGCAGCTGCGCAAGCGCCTACAACAGCGACATTAA
- a CDS encoding zinc finger containing protein (similar to Metarhizium acridum CQMa 102 XP_007812825.1) codes for MSHSKRNTSRAVFTSHERALAKANWSSSSARLNRDSFLPFGSCGLCLEIVRDPVACQLGDIFCRECALANLLAQKKEIKRADKSRHGAQQEAARAKAAEDDEDTKRAVLTFEKTQAGLTDVKKRGISDQDDGAGRETLPAATGTKRKFALDEDELLRIAKADKAKARKAIDDEKAAKPTLPSFWTPSLTPDVQDSKLAAEVKNVKTTPTCPASTDDNPHAISMQKLVTVHFQQSTDPTTNKGGQFTCPSCLKSLSNSSSPVMAQPCGHVLCLNCVKKFLVPQGRQTLSDEEQPLMCYVCDTPVVGKTARYGSSTPKLPAGLVLLKSEGTGFSARGSNTVERSGVAFQC; via the exons ATGTCACACA GCAAACGAAACACCTCTCGGGCCGTCTTTACCTCGCACGAAAGAGCTCTCGCGAAGGCCAATTGGTCCTCTAGCTCCGCCCGCCTCAACCGTGATTCATTTCTTCCCTTCGGATCCTGTGGACTCTGTTTAGAAATTGTCCGTGACCCGGTCGCCTGTCAGCTAGGTGACATATTCTGTCGCGAGTGTGCCCTGGCCAATCTGTTGGCACAGAAAAAAGAGATAAAACGAGCCGATAAATCCCGGCATGGTGCTCAACAGGAAGCAGCTCGCGCAAAAGctgctgaggatgatgaagatacAAAAAGGGCAGTGTTGACGTTTGAGAAGACCCAAGCTGGCTTGACTGATGTCAAGAAGAGAGGCATTTCAGACCAAGACGACGGAGCAGGTCGAGAAACACTACCCGCCGCCACAGGCACGAAGCGAAAATTCGCCCTAGACGAAGATGAGTTGCTGCGCATTGCTAAAGCAGACAAAGCCAAAGCTAGGAAAGCCATCGATGATGAAAAG GCTGCCAAGCCGACGCTTCCTTCATTTTGGACGCCATCACTCACACCAGATGTACAAGATAGCAAGCTTGCTGCCGAGGTCAAGAACGTCAAAACAACACCGACGTGTCCTGCATCTACCGATGACAACCCTCACGCCATATCGATGCAAAAGCTAGTCACGGTGCATTTTCAGCAAAGCACGGATCCGACCACTAATAAAGGTGGCCAGTTCACATGCCCTTCATGTCTCAAATCACTATCCAACTCTTCCAGTCCAGTCATGGCCCAACCTTGTGGCCATGTTTTGTGCCTAAACTGCGTCAAAAAGTTCTTGGTTCCCCAAGGCCGGCAAACCCTTTCCGACGAAGAACAGCCACTCATGTGCTATGTCTGCGATACACCAGTTGTTGGCAAGACTGCGAGATATGgctcctcaactccaaaactCCCAGCTGGTTTGGTCTTGTTGAAATCGGAGGGTACAGGGTTCTCTGCCCGAGGCTCAAACACGGTGGAGCGATCAGGCGTTGCATTCCAATGCTGA
- a CDS encoding negative regulator of the PHO system (similar to Aspergillus terreus NIH2624 XP_001216622.1), producing the protein MDGKRHPSSFQQLEKLGEGTYATVFKGRNRQTGELVALKEIHLDSEEGTPSTAIREISLMKELKHENIVALHDVIHTENKLMLVFEYMDGDLKRYMDTHGERGALKPATIKSFMYQLLKGIDFCHQNRVLHRDLKPQNLLINSKGLLKLGDFGLARAFGIPVNTFSNEVVTLWYRAPDVLLGSRTYNTSIDIWSAGCIMAEMYTGRPLFPGTTNEDQIVRIFRIMGTPTERTWPGITQFPEYKPTFQMYATQDLRNILHAIDPTGIDLLQRMLQLRPELRISAHDALQHPWFNDLVIHQQQQHQQQALHAQARAYQQSLPTQNFDTY; encoded by the exons ATGGATGGCAAACGACACCCAAGCTCATTCCAGCAGCTGGAGAAACTTGGTGAAGGCACATATGCAACT GTCTTCAAGGGTAGAAATCGGCAAACAGGAGAACTAGTTGCCCTTAAAGAAATCCACCTTGACTCAGAGGAAGGAACCCCATCGACGGCGATCCGAGAGATCTCTCTTATGAAAGAGCTCAAACATGAGAATATTGTCGCCCTGCACGACGTCATCCACACCGAGAATAAGCTCATGCTGGTGTTCGAATACATGGATGGGGATCTTAAAAGATACATGGATACGCATGGCGAGCGCGGCGCCCTTAAGCCGGCCACTATCAAGAGCTTCATGTATCAGCTCCTAAAGGGCATTGACTTTTGCCACCAGAACCGGGTCCTCCATCGCGACCTTAAGCCCCAAAACCTTCTCATCAATAGCAAAGGGCTTCTCAAACTCGGTGATTTTGGCCTCGCACGTGCATTTGGCATTCCCGTCAACACCTTCTCCAACGAGGTCGTCACCCTTTGGTATCGGGCTCCAGACGTGCTGCTCGGCAGCAGAACCTACAACACGAGCATCGACATATGGTCTGCAGGCTGTATCATGGCCGAGATGTATACCGGTAGGCCTCTATTCCCTGGAACCACCAACGAGGACCAAATTGTACGAATATTTCGTATCATGGGCACACCTACAGAGCGCACCTGGCCCGGCATCACCCAGTTCCCCGAGTACAAGCCAACCTTCCAAATGTACGCCACTCAGGATCTGCGCAACATCCTTCATGCTATTGACCCTACTGGCATCGATCTGCTACAACGAATGCTGCAGCTGCGCCCCGAGCTACGAATCAGCGCTCATGACGCTCTCCAGCATCCATGGTTCAATGATTTGGTCAttcatcagcaacagcagcaccaacagcaaGCGTTGCACGCTCAGGCAAGAGCGTATCAACAAAGTTTGCCAACGCAAAATTTTGATACCTACTGA